The following coding sequences lie in one Phoenix dactylifera cultivar Barhee BC4 unplaced genomic scaffold, palm_55x_up_171113_PBpolish2nd_filt_p 000700F, whole genome shotgun sequence genomic window:
- the LOC120106943 gene encoding calmodulin-2/4-like — MRSLGQNPTEAELQDMINEVDADGNGTIDFPEFLNLMARKMKDTDSDEELKEAFRVFDKDQNGFISAAELRHVMTNLGEKLTDEEVDEMIREADVDGDGQINYEEFVKVMMAK, encoded by the coding sequence ATGCGGTCACTGGGGCAGAATCCAACTGAGGCTGAGTTGCAGGACATGATAAATGAGGTGGATGCTGATGGCAATGGGACTATTGACTTTCCAGAATTCCTCAACCTGATGGCTCGCAAGATGAAGGATACTGACTCAGACGAGGAACTCAAGGAGGCCTTCCGAGTGTTTGACAAGGACCAAAATGGCTTCATCTCAGCTGCTGAGCTCCGGCATGTCATGACCAACCTTGGTGAGAAGCTAACAGATGAGGAAGTTGATGAGATGATTCGCGAGGCTGATGTGGATGGTGATGGCCAGATCAACTATGAGGAGTTTGTCAAAGTCATGATGGCCAAGTGA